From Geomonas agri, one genomic window encodes:
- a CDS encoding energy transducer TonB yields MSNRYIEKNFLYLLALSLLVHVAVYLVITIIPPGQPKTAQEPTMVDLTDLPDLPPQPQPKEKPEPKPEIKRYSEKPQRVVKETAPKGRDEVDRMLPRTKVLPQVSRPVPVPRQPAPPQAVQPSQEPVSPGQGIFKPKAAQLPDRSKLFPSATRMARLEESYREKYRSEVEEGETRFLNTDDIQFGSFLRRLETAIYGVWHYPQAALVRGIEGTTPVRITFNRRGEIVRVDMLESSGSKILDDEVLRTLNALGPIGSFPKGYTGDTFKLIAFFHYGSGSGRLH; encoded by the coding sequence ATGTCCAACAGATATATCGAAAAAAACTTCCTCTACCTGCTGGCTCTGTCACTACTGGTCCATGTAGCGGTATATCTTGTTATCACGATAATCCCCCCGGGACAACCCAAAACGGCACAGGAACCGACCATGGTCGATCTTACCGACCTGCCGGACCTGCCACCACAGCCCCAGCCCAAAGAAAAGCCAGAACCAAAGCCCGAGATCAAGCGGTACTCGGAAAAGCCGCAGCGTGTTGTCAAGGAGACGGCGCCGAAGGGGCGGGATGAGGTGGACCGGATGCTGCCCAGGACCAAAGTTCTGCCGCAGGTGAGCCGTCCGGTACCGGTGCCGAGACAGCCGGCCCCGCCCCAGGCGGTGCAGCCCTCCCAGGAGCCGGTTTCCCCGGGCCAAGGGATCTTCAAGCCCAAGGCGGCCCAACTCCCCGACCGCAGCAAGCTGTTTCCCAGCGCTACCAGGATGGCGCGCCTGGAAGAAAGCTACCGCGAGAAATATCGCAGCGAGGTCGAGGAAGGCGAGACCCGCTTCCTCAATACCGACGACATCCAGTTCGGCTCGTTTTTACGCCGCCTCGAGACGGCGATTTACGGCGTGTGGCACTATCCCCAGGCGGCTCTTGTGCGCGGTATCGAAGGGACCACACCGGTCCGGATCACCTTCAACCGCCGCGGCGAAATCGTCCGGGTCGACATGCTGGAAAGCTCGGGGAGCAAGATCCTCGACGACGAGGTGCTGCGCACCCTGAACGCCCTGGGGCCGATCGGATCCTTCCCCAAGGGGTACACCGGCGACACCTTCAAGCTGATCGCCTTCTTCCACTACGGTAGCGGCAGCGGCAGACTGCACTAG
- a CDS encoding electron transfer flavoprotein subunit beta/FixA family protein — MLVVVCVKQVPDTTQVQIDPVTNTLIREGVPFIVNPYDTHAVEQALRFKDRFGCRVAAISMGPPNAEATLRKALAQGVDRAVLLSDRTFGGADTLATSKVLAAAIEKLAQEEEVGVVICGKQTIDGDTAQVGPGIATRLNFSQLTLVDRVDDLDLSGKKIRVSRKLEGRHEHVEAPLPVLLTVVRELNRPRYPTVAMRLESADAQVEVWDNKVLQLDVNGIGLKGSPTWVSRIFSPERAKGEMLGDGVHDPEGAAQLLIDKMLEKDLLAL, encoded by the coding sequence ATGCTCGTAGTGGTATGTGTTAAGCAGGTCCCTGACACAACGCAGGTACAGATCGATCCCGTCACCAACACCCTGATCCGCGAGGGTGTCCCCTTCATCGTCAATCCCTACGATACTCACGCCGTGGAACAGGCGCTGCGTTTCAAGGACCGCTTCGGCTGTCGCGTGGCCGCCATCTCCATGGGGCCGCCCAACGCCGAGGCGACGCTGAGAAAGGCACTGGCCCAGGGTGTGGACCGCGCCGTGCTCCTTTCCGACCGTACCTTCGGCGGCGCCGACACGCTCGCCACCAGCAAGGTGCTCGCCGCGGCGATCGAGAAGCTCGCCCAGGAAGAGGAGGTGGGAGTGGTGATCTGCGGCAAGCAGACCATCGACGGCGACACCGCCCAGGTCGGCCCCGGCATCGCCACCCGGCTCAACTTCTCGCAGCTCACCCTGGTGGACCGGGTCGACGATCTCGATCTCTCCGGCAAGAAGATCCGGGTCAGCCGCAAGCTGGAAGGGCGCCACGAGCACGTGGAGGCCCCGCTGCCGGTGCTTCTGACCGTGGTGCGCGAGCTGAACCGGCCGCGTTACCCGACCGTGGCCATGCGCCTGGAATCCGCCGATGCCCAGGTCGAGGTCTGGGATAACAAGGTGCTGCAGCTGGACGTGAACGGCATCGGCCTCAAGGGCTCCCCCACCTGGGTGAGCCGCATCTTCTCGCCCGAGCGGGCCAAGGGGGAGATGCTGGGGGACGGGGTGCATGACCCGGAAGGGGCGGCACAGCTGCTGATCGACAAGATGCTGGAGAAGGATCTCCTGGCTCTCTAA
- a CDS encoding electron transfer flavoprotein subunit alpha yields the protein MTDAVKPPKKPRGKARLLDNKCIACGARCQSACPVDAIQMNDAGEPIIDASRCIGCVKCVKVCPVQALEMAFTPEELRILQELAASSAGAEPSEEDAEEAALKKKLSAYTGVWVFVEQTEGEAAKVSWELLGKGKELAQARKCPLCAVVMGDGVEKLCAQAFGYGAEKVYLMDAPVLRHYRTEAYQKSLCALVEKYKPEVILMGATGLGRDLAGVVATVMATGLTADCTGLSIDDKGNLMQTRPAFGGNIMATIVCDKFRPQMSTVRPHVMPMPDFDPQAKGEVVREPVRVAEEQVLVKVLDILMDGGGSKVDIAGAEFIVSGGRGMMAKENFSMLEELAQVLGGVVGASRSAVDAGWMPPDRQVGQTGKTVRPKVYIACGISGAIQHLVGMQDSDVVIAINRDPEAPIFEVASYGIVGDLFKIIPALTNKLRALKAARSKA from the coding sequence ATGACCGATGCTGTTAAACCACCCAAGAAACCGCGCGGCAAGGCAAGGCTGCTGGATAACAAGTGCATCGCCTGCGGGGCCCGCTGCCAGAGCGCCTGCCCGGTGGACGCGATCCAGATGAACGACGCGGGCGAGCCGATCATCGACGCCTCTCGCTGTATCGGCTGCGTCAAGTGCGTCAAGGTCTGCCCGGTGCAGGCCCTGGAGATGGCCTTTACCCCGGAGGAGCTGCGCATCCTGCAGGAGCTGGCCGCCTCTTCCGCCGGCGCCGAGCCCTCGGAGGAGGACGCCGAGGAAGCGGCGCTCAAGAAGAAACTTTCCGCCTATACCGGGGTCTGGGTCTTCGTGGAGCAGACCGAGGGGGAGGCCGCCAAGGTTTCCTGGGAACTGTTGGGTAAAGGGAAGGAACTGGCGCAGGCGAGGAAGTGCCCGCTGTGCGCCGTGGTGATGGGCGACGGGGTGGAGAAGCTCTGTGCCCAGGCCTTCGGCTACGGTGCCGAGAAGGTCTATCTCATGGACGCGCCGGTCCTGCGCCACTACCGTACCGAGGCGTACCAGAAGAGCCTGTGCGCCCTGGTCGAGAAGTACAAGCCGGAGGTGATCCTGATGGGGGCCACCGGCCTGGGACGTGATCTCGCCGGCGTCGTCGCCACCGTGATGGCCACCGGGCTCACCGCGGACTGCACCGGGCTTTCTATCGACGACAAGGGGAACCTGATGCAGACCCGCCCGGCCTTTGGCGGCAACATCATGGCCACCATCGTCTGCGACAAGTTCCGCCCCCAGATGTCCACGGTGCGCCCGCACGTGATGCCCATGCCCGACTTCGACCCGCAGGCCAAGGGTGAGGTCGTGCGTGAGCCGGTGCGTGTCGCCGAGGAGCAGGTCCTGGTCAAGGTGCTCGACATCCTCATGGACGGTGGCGGCTCCAAGGTGGACATCGCCGGGGCCGAGTTCATCGTCTCGGGCGGGCGCGGCATGATGGCCAAGGAGAACTTCTCCATGCTCGAGGAGCTGGCCCAGGTCCTGGGCGGGGTGGTGGGCGCCTCGAGGAGCGCAGTCGACGCCGGCTGGATGCCTCCCGACCGCCAGGTGGGGCAGACCGGCAAGACGGTACGCCCCAAGGTCTACATCGCCTGCGGCATCTCGGGCGCCATCCAGCACCTGGTCGGCATGCAGGACTCCGACGTGGTGATCGCCATCAACCGCGACCCCGAGGCCCCCATCTTCGAGGTGGCGAGCTACGGCATCGTGGGCGACCTATTCAAGATCATCCCGGCGCTGACCAACAAGTTGAGGGCGCTCAAGGCCGCCCGCTCCAAGGCCTGA
- a CDS encoding (Fe-S)-binding protein, giving the protein MTPQTVIFTTLLVASLLFFCWSVYRRFSLLCYGQPEERLDQPARRLSEMFLYAFGQLRVLRKPFGLNHFVIFWSFVILALANGEFLVNGVFPSVSLALLPEGVHRVLLFAFDVVSLLTLFAIAFSFIRRLVVKPPYLDSLYVKGKSPEAFLILSFIALLMLAYFGMHGAMAALGKESDPAAMPVSSLVGAWLAPHASLIGTVYGVSWWVHALVLFAFICFLPHSKHMHILTAIPNCYLGALTWPATQPREKFEKGAVYGAGSVDRFTWKDLFDSFSCTECGRCQAACPAANTGKALNPRQVVHAIKTNLLENSNALREGRSCTLPLIGDEGEGTNTEEAIWACTTCGACIEACPVLIEQMPKIVKMRRHLVETESRFPEELLNLFENMEQRSNPWGIAPGERAKWVSTLPVKPFVAGETEYLLYVGCAGSFDSRAKQVTVALATVLNAAGISWGILGKDEKCCGDSLRRLGNEYLFEKMALENVEIFRERGVAKVITLCPHCLTTLKNDYRQYGLELEVVHQSELIAELIRSGRIKLDQKDDSLGRITYHDPCYLGRHNDIFDAPRTLVQAATGTVAVEAERHGRNSFCCGAGGGRMWMEEFTGERVNHARVDELLAQKPDTICVACPYCMTMIEDGLKDKGAGQVRVKDVVEVLAEGLLRKNA; this is encoded by the coding sequence ATGACGCCGCAAACCGTTATCTTCACGACGCTCCTGGTCGCCTCGCTCCTCTTTTTCTGCTGGAGCGTGTACCGCCGCTTCTCGCTGCTCTGTTACGGGCAGCCGGAAGAGAGGCTGGACCAGCCGGCGCGTCGTCTCTCCGAGATGTTCCTGTACGCCTTTGGCCAGTTGCGCGTGCTGAGAAAGCCCTTCGGCCTGAACCACTTCGTGATCTTCTGGTCCTTCGTGATCCTGGCGCTTGCCAACGGCGAGTTCCTGGTGAACGGGGTCTTCCCCTCGGTGAGTCTTGCCCTGCTGCCGGAAGGGGTGCACCGGGTGCTGCTGTTCGCCTTCGACGTGGTGTCGCTGCTGACCCTGTTCGCCATCGCCTTCTCCTTCATCAGGAGACTGGTGGTGAAGCCTCCCTACCTGGACAGCCTCTACGTGAAGGGGAAAAGCCCGGAGGCCTTCCTGATCCTCTCTTTCATCGCTCTGCTGATGCTGGCCTACTTCGGGATGCACGGGGCGATGGCGGCGCTCGGGAAGGAGAGCGATCCAGCGGCCATGCCAGTGTCGAGCCTGGTGGGCGCCTGGCTCGCGCCGCACGCATCCCTGATCGGCACGGTCTATGGCGTCTCCTGGTGGGTGCACGCCCTGGTGCTGTTCGCCTTCATCTGCTTTTTGCCGCACTCAAAGCACATGCACATCCTGACTGCGATCCCCAACTGTTACCTGGGGGCGCTCACCTGGCCCGCCACCCAGCCGCGCGAGAAGTTCGAGAAGGGTGCGGTGTACGGGGCGGGGAGCGTGGATCGCTTCACCTGGAAGGACCTGTTCGACTCGTTCTCCTGCACCGAGTGCGGCCGCTGTCAGGCTGCCTGCCCGGCCGCTAATACCGGCAAGGCGCTGAACCCGCGCCAGGTCGTGCACGCCATCAAGACCAACCTTTTGGAGAACAGCAACGCACTCCGGGAGGGAAGAAGCTGCACCCTGCCGCTCATCGGCGACGAGGGTGAGGGGACCAACACCGAGGAGGCGATCTGGGCCTGCACCACCTGCGGCGCCTGCATCGAGGCCTGTCCGGTGCTGATCGAACAGATGCCCAAGATCGTCAAGATGCGGCGTCACCTGGTCGAGACTGAATCGCGCTTCCCCGAGGAACTGCTGAACCTGTTCGAGAACATGGAGCAGCGCTCCAACCCCTGGGGCATCGCACCGGGCGAGCGCGCCAAGTGGGTCTCCACGCTGCCGGTGAAGCCGTTCGTGGCCGGCGAGACCGAGTACCTCCTCTACGTGGGGTGCGCCGGCTCCTTCGACTCCCGCGCCAAGCAGGTCACCGTGGCGCTCGCCACCGTGCTCAACGCGGCCGGCATTTCCTGGGGCATCCTGGGCAAAGACGAGAAGTGCTGCGGTGATTCGCTTAGAAGGCTCGGTAACGAGTACCTCTTCGAGAAGATGGCGCTGGAGAACGTGGAAATCTTCCGCGAGCGCGGGGTCGCCAAGGTGATCACCCTCTGCCCGCACTGCCTCACCACCTTGAAAAACGATTACCGCCAGTACGGCCTGGAGCTCGAGGTGGTGCACCAGAGCGAACTGATCGCCGAGCTGATCCGGAGCGGGCGCATCAAGCTGGACCAGAAGGACGACAGCCTGGGGCGCATCACCTACCACGACCCGTGCTACCTTGGGCGCCACAACGACATCTTCGACGCGCCGCGTACCCTGGTCCAGGCGGCCACCGGTACCGTTGCCGTCGAGGCCGAGCGCCACGGCAGGAACTCGTTCTGCTGCGGCGCCGGCGGCGGGCGCATGTGGATGGAGGAATTCACCGGCGAGAGGGTGAACCACGCCCGCGTCGACGAACTGCTGGCGCAGAAGCCGGACACCATCTGCGTCGCCTGCCCGTACTGCATGACCATGATAGAGGACGGCCTCAAGGACAAGGGGGCGGGCCAGGTCCGGGTCAAGGACGTGGTCGAGGTGCTCGCCGAGGGGCTTTTGAGGAAGAACGCGTAA
- a CDS encoding CapA family protein — translation MRITPNLGPFWGALIFFSLLLPLTAYAAPTVTVAAVGDIMMGSDFPTTKLPPRDGRDLFAAVAPYLRRADLTLGNLEGPLCSEENPTKQPLAGRRYLFRTPPSYAKCLKDAGFSALTLANNHALDFGRAGLESTRQALSGAGLQFSSKKGEIARYDLHGVRVAVIALSFGPPPRSIVFPAQPLQEIARAAAEYDVVILSIHAGAEGKGALHVAPGEERFLDEPRGDIVRFAHDAIDRGADLVLAHGPHVPRAMELYCGRLIAYSLGNFATYGGVSVAGESGYAPLLKVELAADGSFLGGNIDSFRQFRYTGPQPDPKRRALRLMRRLSAEDFPESPLVFGDGGRITVKK, via the coding sequence ATGCGCATCACCCCAAATCTGGGCCCCTTCTGGGGCGCTCTCATCTTTTTTTCCCTCCTGCTGCCATTGACCGCCTACGCCGCGCCCACCGTCACGGTGGCCGCCGTGGGCGACATCATGATGGGCAGCGACTTCCCGACGACCAAGCTGCCGCCTCGCGACGGCCGGGACCTCTTCGCCGCGGTCGCCCCCTACCTGCGCCGTGCCGACCTCACCCTGGGCAACCTGGAGGGGCCGCTGTGCAGCGAGGAAAACCCTACCAAACAACCCCTTGCCGGGCGCCGCTACCTGTTCCGCACCCCCCCCTCCTACGCCAAGTGCCTGAAAGACGCCGGCTTCTCCGCGCTGACCCTGGCCAACAACCACGCCCTCGACTTCGGCCGGGCCGGGCTTGAGTCCACCAGGCAGGCGCTCTCCGGGGCAGGGCTGCAGTTTTCCAGCAAGAAAGGGGAGATTGCCCGCTATGACCTGCACGGCGTTCGCGTCGCCGTGATCGCGCTCTCCTTCGGGCCGCCGCCGCGCTCCATCGTTTTTCCGGCACAGCCGCTGCAGGAGATCGCCCGTGCTGCTGCCGAGTACGACGTGGTGATCCTCTCCATCCATGCCGGTGCGGAAGGGAAGGGGGCGCTGCACGTGGCCCCCGGGGAAGAGCGCTTCCTCGACGAGCCGCGCGGCGACATTGTTCGCTTCGCCCACGATGCCATCGACCGGGGCGCCGACCTGGTGCTGGCCCACGGGCCTCACGTGCCGCGCGCCATGGAGCTGTACTGCGGCAGGCTGATCGCCTACAGCCTCGGCAACTTCGCCACCTACGGCGGGGTGAGCGTGGCCGGCGAGAGCGGCTATGCACCGCTGCTCAAGGTGGAATTGGCCGCGGACGGTTCTTTCCTGGGGGGGAACATAGATTCTTTCCGGCAGTTCCGCTACACCGGGCCGCAACCGGACCCCAAGCGTCGCGCCTTGCGCCTGATGCGCCGGCTCTCCGCCGAGGACTTCCCTGAGTCGCCGCTGGTGTTTGGGGACGGGGGACGGATTACCGTCAAGAAGTAG
- a CDS encoding type 1 glutamine amidotransferase, with the protein MFLIVQNDPLCPAGGLVHILENSGHPYRCLYAYGGEPFPDPATLTGIIVLGGEMGVHDTDEHPHLARVIDFIRASISAGTPLLGICLGGQLLSHAAGGVVSSPSPHTEMGICGVDVNAEGSVDPLFAGVPNPFVTFQLHNDSFTVPPGGTLLASSAACPAQAFRLPGCVYGVQFHPEVDRAIVDDWDGLFSPRAGYLSGFIAAEADFNAASHAILANFISLAATTRLS; encoded by the coding sequence ATGTTCCTGATCGTGCAAAACGACCCGCTCTGCCCGGCAGGGGGACTGGTCCACATCCTGGAGAACTCGGGGCATCCCTACCGGTGCTTGTACGCCTACGGGGGGGAGCCTTTCCCGGACCCGGCAACGCTCACGGGTATCATCGTTCTCGGGGGGGAGATGGGGGTACATGACACCGACGAGCACCCGCACCTGGCCCGTGTCATCGACTTTATCCGCGCCTCAATTAGCGCAGGGACGCCGCTGTTGGGGATCTGTCTTGGCGGGCAGCTCCTCTCCCACGCGGCCGGCGGGGTGGTGAGCTCACCTTCTCCCCACACGGAAATGGGGATCTGCGGGGTCGACGTGAACGCCGAGGGAAGCGTGGACCCGCTCTTCGCCGGGGTCCCCAACCCGTTCGTCACCTTCCAGCTCCATAACGACAGCTTCACCGTCCCTCCCGGCGGCACGTTGCTCGCGTCCTCCGCCGCCTGCCCTGCGCAGGCCTTCCGGCTCCCCGGCTGCGTCTACGGCGTGCAGTTCCACCCCGAGGTGGACCGCGCCATCGTCGACGACTGGGACGGCCTGTTCTCCCCCCGCGCCGGCTACCTTTCCGGCTTCATCGCCGCCGAGGCGGACTTCAACGCCGCCTCCCACGCCATCCTGGCCAATTTCATCTCCCTCGCCGCGACCACCCGCCTTTCTTGA
- a CDS encoding response regulator yields MQLPWPGQSSLKSRLITLLLGCNTLLLLSLTLSFIYYQRPASSTVTTGSTLPHFASFQLTLALLGSVALAAFLSRRIDRIISEPIRDLSRKMEIVSRSQDYRVRVDRAGEDELAVLFACFNNMLAEISIRDERLALHSEELELEVAERTLELSEVNRQLEASLESVRDAMQSAQSANRAKSDFLAQMSHEIRTPMYGVLGMTELLLGTDLTKEQARYVDTVRRSGEALLSIINNILDFSKIEAGRMELERIPFDLHQLAADAIAVCAEDAARKGLELTLELEPGLPRMFVGDPGRLRQVVVNLLGNAVKFTLKGWVRLTLAASEPLGLVCFSVEDTGIGIAPEAQLRIFNQFTQGDESMTRKYGGTGLGLAIARQLTELMGGSLELASESGRGSRFSFTAQLEVHEEATRSERCCTALRDKRVLLATDDEETRAVIGDQLTSWGVDMECVGDAPDAFCRIVTAPFDLAVLDHRLAGTDGIELAATFRTVPAGRSVRILLLTERDEQCHSTRLAELEATTFPKRALRQDGLYRAVMAALGMDEEERRDAGCCGAPAPRQRQVLLVEDNTVNQEVGKGMLESLGCRVKVVEDGAAAVSEVQRTRYDVVFMDCQMPVMDGLEATRRIRLWEQGSGTRIPIIALTAYAMPGDRVACLEAGADDYLSKPFTCEQIAKAMERQLDGVATTMAAAHGEGEAEPAAVEPLEVISHDKMSGALEIIRTLPGNRGMEILRKVVDLYLASTPALLQTMREAESGGDAEKLKAAAHSFKSSSANLGALRLAGVCMELESLGRAGSTEGALPLLHQVEEEYRLVRDALRGGPLC; encoded by the coding sequence GTGCAGCTGCCGTGGCCGGGACAAAGCTCCCTGAAGTCCAGACTGATCACGCTTCTCCTCGGCTGCAACACGCTGCTGCTCCTGTCGCTCACCCTCAGCTTCATTTACTACCAACGCCCCGCCTCATCCACGGTAACCACCGGCTCAACCCTGCCTCACTTCGCCTCTTTCCAGCTCACCCTGGCCCTGCTCGGCTCGGTGGCGCTGGCCGCGTTCCTCTCCCGGCGCATCGACAGGATCATCTCCGAGCCGATCCGCGACCTGAGCAGGAAAATGGAGATCGTCTCCAGGAGCCAGGACTACCGGGTCAGGGTGGATCGCGCCGGCGAAGACGAGCTGGCGGTCCTGTTCGCCTGTTTCAACAACATGCTGGCCGAGATCTCGATCCGGGACGAACGGCTCGCCCTGCACTCCGAAGAGTTGGAGTTGGAGGTGGCGGAACGGACCCTGGAACTGTCGGAGGTGAACCGGCAGTTGGAGGCGAGCCTGGAGAGCGTGCGGGACGCCATGCAGAGCGCCCAGTCCGCCAACCGGGCCAAGTCGGATTTCCTGGCGCAGATGAGCCACGAGATCAGGACCCCGATGTACGGCGTGCTCGGCATGACCGAGCTGCTGCTGGGGACCGACCTGACCAAGGAGCAGGCCCGCTACGTGGACACGGTGCGCCGCTCCGGAGAGGCGCTCCTCTCCATCATCAACAACATCCTCGATTTCTCCAAGATAGAGGCGGGGCGCATGGAGCTGGAGCGGATCCCCTTCGACCTGCACCAATTGGCCGCCGACGCGATCGCCGTCTGCGCGGAGGACGCGGCCAGGAAGGGGCTCGAGCTGACCCTGGAACTGGAGCCGGGGCTGCCGCGCATGTTCGTGGGCGACCCGGGGCGGCTGCGCCAGGTGGTGGTGAATCTCCTGGGCAACGCCGTGAAGTTCACCCTGAAGGGTTGGGTGCGGCTGACCCTCGCAGCCTCCGAGCCCCTGGGGCTGGTCTGCTTCAGCGTCGAGGATACCGGCATCGGCATCGCCCCCGAGGCGCAACTGCGCATCTTCAACCAGTTCACCCAAGGTGATGAATCGATGACCCGCAAGTACGGCGGCACCGGCCTTGGGTTGGCCATCGCCCGGCAGTTGACCGAGCTGATGGGGGGCTCCCTGGAACTGGCGAGCGAGTCGGGACGCGGCTCCCGTTTCAGTTTCACCGCCCAGCTGGAGGTTCACGAGGAGGCGACCCGCTCCGAGCGCTGCTGCACGGCGCTGCGGGATAAACGGGTACTGCTGGCGACCGATGACGAAGAGACCCGGGCAGTGATCGGGGACCAGCTCACCTCGTGGGGGGTGGACATGGAGTGCGTCGGCGACGCCCCCGACGCCTTTTGCCGCATCGTGACCGCCCCCTTCGACCTGGCGGTCCTGGATCACCGCCTGGCCGGCACCGACGGCATCGAGCTCGCCGCCACCTTCCGCACCGTGCCGGCAGGACGCTCGGTGCGGATCCTGCTCCTCACCGAGCGGGATGAGCAGTGTCACAGCACGCGGCTGGCAGAGCTGGAGGCGACTACGTTCCCCAAGCGTGCGCTGCGGCAGGATGGGCTCTACCGCGCCGTGATGGCGGCACTGGGGATGGACGAGGAAGAGCGCCGGGACGCCGGTTGCTGCGGTGCTCCGGCGCCGCGCCAGCGCCAGGTGCTGCTTGTCGAGGACAACACGGTGAACCAGGAGGTCGGCAAGGGAATGCTTGAGAGCCTGGGGTGCCGGGTCAAGGTGGTGGAGGACGGCGCCGCCGCTGTGAGCGAGGTGCAGCGCACCCGCTACGACGTGGTGTTCATGGATTGCCAGATGCCGGTCATGGACGGGCTCGAGGCAACCAGGCGCATCCGGTTATGGGAGCAGGGGAGCGGCACCCGAATTCCCATCATCGCGCTCACCGCCTACGCCATGCCGGGAGACCGGGTGGCCTGCCTGGAGGCGGGGGCGGACGACTATCTCTCCAAGCCGTTCACCTGTGAGCAGATCGCCAAGGCGATGGAGCGACAGTTGGATGGCGTTGCGACAACCATGGCCGCGGCCCATGGGGAAGGGGAGGCGGAGCCGGCTGCCGTCGAGCCGCTGGAGGTGATCTCTCACGACAAGATGAGCGGTGCCCTGGAGATTATCCGTACCCTCCCCGGCAACCGCGGCATGGAGATCCTGCGCAAGGTGGTGGACCTGTACCTCGCCAGCACCCCGGCGCTGTTGCAGACCATGCGCGAGGCCGAATCGGGCGGCGACGCGGAGAAGCTCAAGGCGGCCGCGCACAGCTTCAAGTCCAGTAGCGCCAACCTGGGCGCCCTGCGCCTGGCCGGGGTCTGCATGGAGCTGGAGAGCCTGGGCAGGGCCGGCTCCACCGAAGGGGCGCTGCCGCTATTGCACCAGGTCGAGGAAGAGTACCGCCTGGTGCGTGACGCGTTACGGGGAGGGCCGCTATGCTGA